A single Spiroplasma floricola 23-6 DNA region contains:
- the rpmB gene encoding 50S ribosomal protein L28, protein MARKDGLTGKGPLSGNSRSHAMNANKRKWNLNLQKVQVMDENGKVMTLKVSARTLRTLKKITN, encoded by the coding sequence ATGGCAAGAAAAGACGGTTTAACAGGTAAAGGTCCTTTGTCAGGTAATTCAAGATCACATGCTATGAATGCCAACAAAAGAAAATGAAACCTTAATTTACAGAAAGTTCAAGTAATGGATGAAAATGGTAAAGTTATGACTTTAAAAGTTTCAGCCAGAACACTTAGAACTTTGAAAAAAATAACCAATTAG
- the rpe gene encoding ribulose-phosphate 3-epimerase has protein sequence MKKYIVAPSILTANFLELKSDLDKLKKAKIKWIHYDVMDYNFVPNLSFGPKILSDIVNNYDFKMDLHLMVKIVGFSVEDYLKPFIQKNVKQVTMHYEALNKKQLIDFIKFCKKNNINASLSINPNTEINKIKKYLPNLQNILVMSVNPGFGGQSFIKKSLDKIRLLNEIRNTNNYQYLIQVDGGINEDTYKSVQEAGVDMIVAGSYLVDSKIKNLEERISKLEG, from the coding sequence ATGAAAAAATATATAGTGGCTCCAAGTATTTTAACAGCTAATTTTTTAGAACTTAAATCAGATTTGGATAAATTAAAAAAAGCTAAAATAAAATGAATTCACTATGATGTAATGGATTATAACTTTGTACCAAATTTATCTTTTGGACCAAAAATACTTTCAGATATAGTTAATAATTATGATTTTAAAATGGATCTTCATTTAATGGTTAAAATAGTTGGGTTCTCAGTTGAAGATTATTTAAAACCTTTTATTCAAAAAAATGTTAAACAGGTTACAATGCATTATGAAGCATTAAATAAAAAGCAATTAATAGATTTTATTAAATTTTGCAAAAAAAATAATATAAATGCTTCTTTATCAATTAATCCAAACACAGAAATTAATAAAATAAAGAAATACTTACCGAATTTACAAAATATTTTAGTAATGAGCGTTAATCCTGGTTTTGGCGGACAAAGTTTTATAAAAAAATCATTGGATAAAATAAGATTACTAAATGAAATTAGAAATACTAATAATTATCAATATTTAATACAAGTTGATGGAGGAATTAACGAAGATACTTATAAGTCAGTTCAAGAAGCTGGTGTTGATATGATTGTTGCTGGAAGTTATTTAGTAGATTCTAAAATTAAAAATCTAGAAGAGAGGATTTCAAAACTTGAAGGATAA
- a CDS encoding ABC transporter permease — MKNIFKSYMKAFIKAWVETLGTVLFLMIFTMLIFGMLSTPLQLSLKSSSVKKETNMWQEQWQNNGVMTDEFIEEYIWNNKEMNFKYDDMNFKLAIPDEWFSTETKKLIKDYSKEIVNGQFENKPNNIEELIRQEEIETVKKVIYLYYICGDKYVSTSFRTEENKTRTLKVEEIFTKEAKDQISGGKQFNYKNRNFKNYVVYSILNQLKNQSNGEFQFELFLNANFQMLKGADDHFVYNLSNATALGGTDEYNINNVVLEKGRLPEKRNEIVISSGFAKKQNKKIGDKLNLGVDQKFEGSKIDKKTVKEFDIVGIGSKYSALTPLGFSSFKDSIKNYSQIFVHESFFSTYEEEKNTDSESGYSFNEIFLTNNYKLNATSGFKLDFWAETYISKNTNNYNLNEILTSNILSIDENNQQKLLSVIVPGTTMFKESKSHTSIKQLINLYIITWIYIVIGIILFLLGFMFILFVLKKEINNTRKQLGVFKSLGYKTTELTWVFSVKTFLTMIIGIGIGYLLSFPFQIDSATKQFNTFVIFDYQTIYTSPVFLFIIIVIIPLLFAGLSYLIIFRFLNEGALALLTTGPKKGKSDYIVLVLKIIFFPALIYSFVNWLILKSLKNKNKGFTFRMQHAFVSAGKGKFALIMGLFLFSSFLFTLQLRAMPVITNMIEGGYNIYSKEVDHTYNFNKAMHITAKSKKISKDITREDYGIKFTNIKDQKVEDYVKNSNQADSIYQTTNNFSKLMNIISDIRDSSSNWGTTEATLFSLIALNFPLDKNPSEINIKEIVKPMDKSILTIKPEEMGGIFLDDIGKFACISPFAINYKGSCGDIESFKKYIIDYTQNQNTSSENYATKDMTPVFSNEFLTLMSTFAKMQSGVNSLISVNNVIFNGNKEALQTSLSYHITNNSEVDIENSLIKLIDTTSEIGGDARSVVNFKSVKNSQWEELRENNDEYLNGIISYRLSKILNKKVGDTFDIIVGKDVLLKIRIAAINENDTLMQDIYLDYTTTLKKVNKSDSFDQNDLMFNSIVSTKKASYGKVDLQDIAGSQKNFTYSRDTYTMASTKNEPWLASILAPSVGDYKPTSPKSRNFFMSSSVITLPILKSVINQILGKMTNAMLLYILIDVVLLIILLIVIMNIIITDSINVITIMRSLGYTNAQINWMVMGKYVSGAAISYIFAFFASIGVWKLIQIFVWGKFKVLIALPSLPWIPFVSAIILGAILYIGWMAAMMQIKKRPLTLLVN; from the coding sequence ATGAAAAATATATTTAAATCTTATATGAAAGCCTTCATAAAGGCTTGAGTAGAAACATTGGGAACAGTTTTATTCTTAATGATATTTACTATGCTAATTTTTGGTATGTTATCAACTCCACTTCAACTTTCTTTGAAATCATCTTCAGTAAAAAAAGAAACAAACATGTGACAAGAACAATGACAAAATAATGGTGTTATGACTGATGAGTTTATAGAAGAGTATATTTGAAATAATAAAGAAATGAATTTTAAATATGATGATATGAACTTTAAACTTGCAATACCTGATGAATGATTTAGTACAGAAACCAAAAAATTAATTAAAGACTATTCTAAGGAAATAGTTAATGGTCAATTTGAAAACAAACCAAATAATATTGAAGAATTGATTAGACAAGAAGAAATTGAAACTGTTAAAAAAGTTATATATTTATATTATATTTGTGGAGATAAATACGTTTCAACTTCATTTAGAACAGAAGAAAATAAAACACGTACTTTAAAAGTAGAAGAAATTTTTACTAAAGAAGCAAAAGATCAAATTTCAGGGGGAAAACAATTTAATTATAAAAATAGAAATTTCAAAAATTATGTAGTTTATTCAATTTTAAATCAATTAAAAAACCAATCAAATGGAGAATTTCAATTTGAACTATTTTTAAATGCAAACTTTCAAATGCTTAAGGGAGCAGATGATCATTTTGTTTATAATCTTTCTAATGCAACTGCATTGGGTGGGACTGATGAATATAATATAAACAATGTTGTTTTAGAAAAAGGTAGACTACCAGAAAAAAGAAACGAAATTGTAATAAGTAGTGGATTTGCTAAAAAGCAAAATAAAAAAATTGGAGATAAATTAAATTTAGGAGTAGATCAAAAATTTGAAGGATCAAAAATTGATAAAAAAACAGTAAAGGAATTTGATATTGTAGGTATTGGATCTAAATATTCAGCTTTAACACCATTAGGATTTAGTTCATTTAAAGATTCAATTAAAAACTATTCACAGATTTTTGTTCATGAAAGTTTCTTTTCAACCTATGAGGAAGAAAAAAATACAGATTCAGAAAGTGGCTATTCATTTAATGAAATTTTTCTAACTAATAATTATAAGCTTAATGCTACTTCAGGATTCAAATTAGATTTTTGAGCAGAAACATATATTTCAAAAAATACAAATAATTATAATTTAAATGAGATTTTGACATCTAATATATTAAGCATTGATGAAAATAATCAACAAAAATTATTATCAGTTATAGTTCCTGGAACTACAATGTTTAAAGAATCTAAATCTCATACAAGTATTAAGCAACTAATTAATTTATATATAATAACTTGAATATATATAGTAATTGGAATAATTCTATTTTTATTAGGATTTATGTTTATATTATTTGTCCTTAAAAAAGAAATAAATAATACAAGAAAACAACTTGGAGTATTTAAATCTCTTGGTTATAAAACAACAGAACTTACATGGGTATTTTCTGTAAAGACATTTTTAACAATGATTATAGGGATAGGAATAGGGTATCTATTATCATTTCCATTTCAAATAGATTCTGCAACAAAACAATTTAATACATTTGTTATATTTGACTATCAGACAATTTATACTTCGCCAGTATTTTTATTTATAATAATAGTAATTATTCCTTTACTATTTGCTGGACTGAGTTATTTAATAATATTTAGATTTTTAAATGAAGGAGCTCTTGCTTTATTAACAACAGGTCCTAAAAAAGGAAAATCAGATTATATTGTACTGGTATTAAAAATAATATTCTTTCCAGCTTTAATTTACTCATTTGTAAATTGACTAATATTAAAATCATTAAAAAATAAAAATAAAGGATTTACATTTAGGATGCAACATGCTTTTGTTTCTGCTGGAAAAGGTAAATTTGCTTTAATTATGGGATTATTTTTATTTAGCTCCTTTTTGTTTACATTGCAATTAAGAGCAATGCCTGTAATTACAAATATGATTGAAGGTGGATACAACATTTATTCTAAAGAAGTTGATCATACATATAACTTCAATAAAGCAATGCATATTACTGCTAAATCTAAGAAAATTTCTAAAGATATAACAAGAGAAGATTATGGTATTAAATTTACTAATATAAAAGATCAAAAAGTAGAAGATTATGTAAAAAACTCAAATCAAGCTGATTCTATTTACCAAACAACAAATAATTTTTCAAAATTAATGAATATCATATCTGATATTAGAGATTCATCAAGTAATTGAGGTACCACAGAAGCAACTCTATTTTCATTAATTGCACTGAATTTTCCACTAGATAAAAATCCTAGTGAAATTAATATTAAAGAAATAGTTAAACCAATGGACAAATCAATTTTAACTATTAAACCAGAAGAAATGGGTGGAATATTTTTAGATGATATTGGTAAATTTGCTTGTATTTCTCCTTTTGCTATTAACTATAAAGGCAGTTGTGGAGATATAGAGTCATTTAAAAAATATATTATTGACTATACACAAAATCAAAATACTAGTAGTGAGAATTATGCTACTAAAGATATGACTCCAGTATTTAGTAATGAGTTTTTAACTCTTATGTCTACCTTTGCAAAAATGCAAAGTGGAGTTAATTCTTTAATAAGTGTAAATAATGTTATTTTTAATGGTAACAAAGAAGCACTTCAAACTAGTCTTTCATATCACATTACAAATAATAGTGAAGTTGATATAGAAAACTCACTTATTAAGTTAATTGATACAACAAGTGAAATTGGGGGAGATGCAAGAAGTGTTGTTAACTTTAAATCTGTAAAAAACTCACAATGAGAAGAGTTAAGAGAAAATAATGATGAGTATTTAAATGGAATAATTTCTTATAGACTTTCAAAAATATTAAATAAAAAAGTAGGAGATACATTTGATATTATTGTAGGAAAAGATGTTCTATTAAAAATAAGAATTGCTGCAATTAATGAAAATGATACATTAATGCAAGATATCTATCTAGATTACACAACAACTCTTAAAAAAGTAAATAAATCAGACTCTTTTGATCAGAATGATTTAATGTTCAACTCAATTGTTAGTACAAAAAAAGCAAGTTATGGAAAAGTTGATTTACAAGATATAGCTGGATCTCAAAAAAACTTTACCTATTCAAGAGATACATATACAATGGCTTCAACTAAAAATGAACCATGACTAGCAAGTATATTAGCTCCTTCAGTTGGAGATTATAAACCTACATCACCAAAATCAAGAAACTTTTTCATGAGCTCATCAGTAATTACTTTACCAATATTAAAATCAGTCATAAATCAAATTTTAGGAAAAATGACAAATGCAATGCTATTGTATATTTTAATTGATGTAGTTTTACTAATTATTTTATTAATAGTAATTATGAATATTATTATTACAGATTCAATTAATGTAATTACTATTATGAGATCACTTGGATATACAAATGCTCAAATTAATTGAATGGTCATGGGTAAATATGTCAGTGGAGCTGCAATAAGTTATATATTTGCATTCTTTGCATCAATAGGAGTATGGAAACTCATTCAGATATTTGTTTGAGGTAAATTTAAAGTCTTAATTGCTTTACCTAGCTTACCATGGATACCATTTGTATCAGCTATCATTCTAGGAGCAATTCTATACATTGGATGAATGGCTGCAATGATGCAAATTAAAAAAAGACCTCTAACCTTGTTAGTAAACTAG
- a CDS encoding Asp23/Gls24 family envelope stress response protein codes for MLEKDILDSISNAVVTVPGVASFANFTAKLESELKTDDISKAVEITTADTTNRVKVHIILINGVNISDVVKEVQIRVKYELEKLSQFVRNYIVDVAVDDLIVI; via the coding sequence ATGCTTGAAAAAGATATTTTAGACTCAATATCAAATGCTGTTGTTACAGTTCCTGGAGTTGCTTCTTTTGCTAATTTTACAGCTAAATTAGAATCAGAATTAAAAACAGATGATATTTCAAAAGCAGTAGAAATAACAACTGCAGATACAACAAATAGGGTAAAAGTGCATATAATTTTAATTAATGGAGTTAACATAAGTGACGTTGTTAAAGAAGTTCAAATACGTGTAAAGTATGAATTGGAAAAACTATCACAATTCGTGCGAAATTATATAGTGGATGTTGCAGTAGATGATCTTATTGTAATTTAG
- a CDS encoding thiamine diphosphokinase, with protein sequence MKDKKALLVISKTNINLKLFEKTHLIVGIERGCLDLIEKQVSIDISMSDFDQVTDSELKLIKEKSKEFISFNSKKDFLDGIAAIYHLKSMNYKDITMVVNPSKRYDMNLTIIEYVFKHNLKVINDNSVIFKLNSGENSLDFNNYQDYTYVSLFSLKENIITIEGMKYEVKEANLEAFNSFAYSNEFISYVNPKIVCKEELMIIMTK encoded by the coding sequence TTGAAGGATAAAAAAGCTTTACTAGTTATTTCTAAAACTAATATTAATTTAAAATTATTTGAAAAAACTCACTTAATTGTGGGTATTGAAAGAGGCTGTTTAGACTTAATAGAAAAACAAGTATCAATTGATATTTCAATGTCTGATTTTGATCAAGTAACAGATAGTGAACTAAAATTAATAAAAGAAAAATCCAAAGAGTTTATATCTTTTAACTCAAAAAAAGATTTTTTAGATGGCATTGCAGCAATTTATCATTTAAAAAGTATGAACTATAAAGATATTACAATGGTAGTTAATCCTAGTAAAAGATATGATATGAATTTAACAATAATTGAATATGTTTTTAAGCATAATTTAAAAGTAATAAATGATAATTCTGTAATATTTAAATTAAACTCTGGGGAGAATAGTTTGGATTTTAATAATTATCAAGACTATACATATGTTTCATTATTTAGTTTAAAAGAAAATATAATAACAATTGAAGGAATGAAATATGAAGTCAAAGAAGCAAATCTAGAAGCTTTTAACTCATTTGCTTATTCAAATGAATTTATATCTTATGTAAATCCTAAAATAGTTTGTAAAGAAGAATTAATGATTATAATGACGAAATAA
- the rsgA gene encoding ribosome small subunit-dependent GTPase A — MNKGIILKILSEYAYVLFEEKLFECKATGKIRHSNKKPTTGDYVEFEIIDSQNFKGSLTNILERKNELYRPRISNIDQVVIITSLKDPLLNTYTLNKYLFFIESLNIKPLLAFTKVDLTNKDDDELIKAKLYKNLGYETYLINNMIETDKEWVAFLKSLESKTSVFTGQTGAGKSTTLNHIIPNLFERTQEISKTLNRGKHTTTKNELFIYKDALIGDTPGFSSFDYKEISAIDIALSMKFFKQVNCKFSDCLHINNTPGCKVIEAVEQKVFPEFIYNDYVKVQLEIEEQNRRRKY, encoded by the coding sequence ATGAATAAAGGCATTATTTTAAAAATTTTAAGTGAATATGCATATGTATTATTTGAAGAAAAGTTATTTGAATGCAAGGCAACAGGTAAAATAAGACATAGTAATAAAAAACCAACTACTGGTGATTATGTTGAGTTTGAAATAATTGATAGTCAAAATTTTAAAGGTTCTCTAACAAATATTTTGGAAAGAAAAAATGAATTGTACAGACCAAGAATTTCAAATATTGATCAAGTTGTAATAATAACTTCATTAAAAGATCCTTTATTAAATACTTATACACTAAATAAATATTTATTCTTTATAGAGTCATTGAATATAAAACCTTTATTAGCTTTTACAAAAGTTGATTTAACAAATAAAGATGATGATGAACTTATTAAAGCAAAACTGTATAAAAATTTAGGTTATGAAACATATTTAATAAATAATATGATAGAAACAGATAAAGAATGAGTAGCTTTTTTAAAAAGTTTAGAATCTAAAACTTCAGTATTCACAGGACAAACTGGCGCAGGAAAATCAACTACACTAAATCATATTATTCCAAATTTATTTGAAAGAACTCAAGAAATTTCAAAAACATTAAATAGAGGAAAGCATACTACAACAAAAAATGAATTATTTATTTATAAAGATGCTTTAATAGGAGATACTCCAGGCTTTTCATCATTTGATTATAAAGAAATATCGGCAATAGATATTGCTTTGAGCATGAAATTTTTTAAGCAAGTTAATTGTAAATTTAGTGATTGTTTGCACATCAACAATACTCCTGGATGTAAAGTTATTGAAGCTGTAGAACAAAAAGTGTTTCCAGAATTTATATACAATGATTATGTAAAAGTTCAATTAGAAATTGAAGAACAAAATAGAAGGAGAAAATATTAA
- a CDS encoding phosphatase PAP2 family protein, which translates to MASVFDLQIMDIFSKIMKIDFLKYISIFYHELGFTELYIIFILVTIIILDYVWFYLQNTKKMKKEIFSWITICFFIIVWITLMFFKFYKKWKFNYWVDIEGKGQLKYNIAKLLSPSEYRTILVLIFSYQFIILIAILMYYKLVFSKKKNFYEEQYWKISVKILMYFFITYGLVGTVKVCMGRDYYRGMEYVIYNRIDIYYEKTGDWIIFNPKWVTTPEYQPWWNFNGLIGNPQSINWSLDQLFNANAFPSGHMAQMGMVGMGFCFIINPRDKQTINWKKVVPIYLFFFHQLIMVLSFLINGSHWLTDTSFTWMWSIVTIWIANLVVDASLDKIGNKKNTEIQNFK; encoded by the coding sequence TTGGCGTCTGTATTTGATCTTCAAATAATGGATATTTTTTCAAAAATAATGAAGATTGATTTCTTAAAATATATCTCAATTTTTTATCATGAATTAGGTTTTACAGAGCTATATATTATATTTATACTTGTTACTATAATAATTCTTGATTATGTTTGATTTTATTTACAAAATACTAAGAAAATGAAAAAGGAAATATTTTCTTGAATTACAATTTGTTTTTTTATTATTGTTTGAATAACATTAATGTTTTTTAAATTTTATAAAAAATGAAAATTTAATTATTGAGTTGATATTGAAGGTAAAGGACAACTTAAATACAATATTGCAAAATTGTTAAGTCCATCAGAATATAGAACTATATTAGTTTTAATATTTTCTTATCAATTTATAATTTTAATTGCTATCTTGATGTATTATAAATTAGTTTTTTCAAAAAAGAAGAATTTTTATGAAGAACAATATTGAAAAATATCTGTAAAAATATTAATGTATTTTTTTATAACTTATGGTTTAGTTGGAACAGTAAAAGTTTGTATGGGAAGAGACTATTATAGAGGAATGGAATATGTTATCTATAATAGAATTGATATTTATTATGAAAAAACAGGAGATTGAATAATATTTAATCCAAAATGAGTAACTACACCAGAGTATCAACCTTGGTGAAATTTCAATGGACTAATTGGCAATCCCCAAAGTATCAATTGATCACTTGATCAATTATTTAATGCAAATGCATTTCCATCTGGTCACATGGCTCAAATGGGTATGGTTGGCATGGGATTTTGTTTTATTATTAATCCTAGAGATAAACAAACAATTAATTGAAAAAAAGTAGTTCCTATTTACTTGTTTTTCTTCCATCAATTAATTATGGTATTAAGTTTCTTAATAAATGGTTCTCATTGACTTACTGATACAAGTTTTACTTGAATGTGATCAATTGTAACAATTTGAATTGCCAATCTAGTTGTTGATGCTTCATTAGATAAAATAGGCAACAAAAAAAACACTGAAATACAAAATTTTAAGTAA
- a CDS encoding DAK2 domain-containing protein, translating into MKNAQILKGMITSGVNNLYNNYPHIDKLNVFPVPDGDTGTNMNLTCTNGFAEIENEDFDKIGSLMSKFSRGLIMGARGNSGVIFSQIIKGFSNGMKDKEDLDLETWKDSFIKAKEVAYAAVMKPVEGTILTVIRETSEFVNNITEDLTPVDFWDKLVLAANESLERTPDLLPALKEVGVVDSGGYGLVKFFEGMKYFVEKHKPIAKLKKLEENTGANIEMAIEDEFGYCTEAIVMLNEEYIDKLEVDTVRNTFEQYGNTSIVAVIDGDILKIHTHALMPGQVLSYLQQFGEFRTIKAENMTLQADKHVANTSDHSLVRNSAQEQRKLKNEVGTIAVVRSKGMQDYFKNELNFDYVINGGAKMNPSTKDFLKAIEAVDAKKVYIFPNDSNVLLAAKQAKDLEKMSKVTVIETKTIPQGMTAYLNLDADESTKKNESNIAKALKNVVSISINKAARDATIDGITIKTGEYMMTADNKIIASTKSLRNIFSQFMSKFITSKTEILTIFTGQDASFKDINDLRKYLDENHDVEYEVIDAQQEVYSFIIGIE; encoded by the coding sequence ATGAAAAATGCACAAATTTTAAAAGGTATGATAACTAGTGGAGTTAATAATTTGTATAATAATTATCCCCATATAGATAAGCTAAATGTTTTTCCTGTACCAGATGGAGATACTGGAACAAATATGAATTTAACTTGTACCAATGGATTTGCAGAAATTGAAAATGAAGATTTCGATAAAATTGGCTCATTAATGAGCAAATTTTCTAGAGGTCTAATTATGGGCGCTCGTGGAAACTCGGGTGTTATTTTCTCTCAAATTATCAAAGGTTTTTCTAATGGAATGAAAGATAAAGAAGACTTAGATTTAGAAACATGAAAGGATTCTTTTATTAAAGCCAAAGAAGTAGCTTATGCAGCTGTTATGAAACCTGTTGAGGGAACTATTTTAACTGTTATTCGTGAAACAAGCGAATTTGTAAATAACATAACTGAGGATTTAACTCCCGTTGATTTTTGAGATAAGTTAGTATTAGCTGCTAATGAGTCTTTAGAGAGAACACCAGATTTATTGCCAGCTTTAAAAGAAGTTGGAGTTGTTGACAGTGGAGGATATGGTTTAGTTAAATTTTTTGAAGGAATGAAGTACTTTGTTGAAAAACATAAACCTATTGCAAAATTAAAAAAACTTGAAGAAAATACAGGGGCAAATATAGAAATGGCCATAGAAGATGAATTTGGCTATTGTACTGAAGCAATTGTTATGCTTAATGAAGAGTATATAGATAAATTAGAAGTTGATACAGTAAGAAACACATTTGAACAATATGGAAATACATCAATTGTTGCAGTAATTGATGGAGATATTTTAAAAATACATACTCATGCTTTAATGCCAGGTCAAGTATTATCATACTTACAACAGTTTGGAGAATTTAGAACTATTAAAGCTGAAAACATGACTTTACAAGCTGATAAACATGTTGCTAATACATCTGATCATTCTTTGGTAAGAAATTCAGCTCAAGAACAACGTAAATTAAAAAACGAAGTTGGAACAATTGCTGTTGTTAGATCAAAAGGAATGCAAGATTATTTTAAAAATGAATTAAATTTTGATTATGTTATCAATGGTGGAGCAAAAATGAATCCATCAACAAAGGATTTTTTAAAGGCAATTGAAGCAGTTGATGCCAAAAAAGTATATATATTTCCAAATGATTCAAATGTTTTATTAGCTGCAAAACAAGCAAAAGATTTAGAAAAGATGTCAAAAGTTACTGTTATTGAAACAAAAACTATTCCTCAAGGAATGACAGCTTATTTAAATTTAGATGCAGATGAAAGTACTAAAAAAAATGAATCAAATATTGCAAAGGCACTTAAAAATGTTGTTTCAATCTCAATTAATAAAGCAGCAAGAGATGCAACAATTGATGGTATAACTATAAAAACTGGCGAATATATGATGACAGCTGATAACAAAATAATAGCATCTACAAAATCATTGCGTAATATTTTTAGTCAATTTATGTCAAAATTCATTACTTCAAAAACTGAAATTCTAACAATTTTTACAGGCCAAGATGCATCATTTAAGGATATAAATGATTTACGTAAATATTTAGATGAAAATCATGATGTTGAGTATGAAGTAATTGATGCGCAACAAGAAGTATATTCATTTATCATAGGTATTGAATAA
- a CDS encoding serine/threonine-protein kinase, with translation MNKYDPGSMINDRYEVISQLGKGGMASVFKAYDIFTKTIVAVKVVAPEIVIKPVGQERFEIEKEAFAKLGSNPYVVKLFDIIQNGDEWFIILECVEGGTLKDKFQEFGSMTLKEIKYYFSRICDALSEAHKLKIIHRDIKPDNVLLTQSGEVKLGDFGISVMEGISTETNKAIGTPKYMPPEIIAAQAPSAQSDIYSLGIMLYEFATGTAPFIAKEAPKIAAKHLKETPTNPKLINPSIPQSLENLILKMIEKEPQNRFESVDEVKKELLKIRSTDNSKPYIYHKKATLILSEGKKTIKVGTTYDKLPIIVKTRFFLSFIIIFLVLIILLVVVLVI, from the coding sequence ATGAATAAATATGATCCAGGATCTATGATAAATGATCGATATGAAGTAATAAGTCAACTTGGGAAAGGTGGAATGGCATCTGTTTTTAAAGCATATGACATTTTTACAAAAACAATTGTTGCTGTAAAAGTTGTTGCTCCAGAAATAGTTATTAAACCTGTTGGCCAAGAAAGATTTGAGATTGAAAAAGAGGCTTTTGCAAAGTTAGGGTCAAATCCTTATGTTGTGAAACTTTTTGATATTATTCAAAATGGTGATGAATGATTTATTATTTTGGAATGTGTCGAAGGGGGAACTTTGAAGGATAAATTTCAAGAATTTGGTTCAATGACTTTAAAAGAAATAAAATATTATTTTTCAAGAATTTGTGATGCTCTTTCAGAAGCTCATAAATTAAAAATAATTCATAGAGATATTAAACCAGATAATGTTTTGCTTACTCAATCTGGAGAAGTAAAATTAGGAGATTTTGGTATCTCTGTCATGGAAGGTATTTCAACAGAAACTAATAAAGCTATTGGTACTCCAAAATATATGCCCCCAGAGATAATTGCAGCACAAGCTCCATCTGCTCAAAGTGACATTTATTCTTTAGGTATCATGTTATACGAATTTGCAACTGGAACTGCTCCTTTTATTGCAAAAGAAGCTCCAAAAATAGCTGCTAAACATTTAAAAGAAACCCCAACAAATCCAAAATTAATAAATCCTTCTATTCCTCAAAGTCTTGAAAATCTAATATTAAAAATGATTGAAAAAGAGCCACAAAATAGATTCGAATCTGTAGATGAAGTTAAAAAAGAATTATTAAAAATTAGATCTACAGATAATTCAAAACCATATATATATCATAAAAAAGCAACTCTTATCTTGAGCGAAGGTAAAAAAACAATTAAAGTAGGAACCACATATGATAAGTTACCTATTATAGTAAAAACAAGATTCTTTTTATCCTTTATAATTATCTTTTTAGTACTTATTATTTTGCTTGTTGTGGTACTGGTAATTTAA